The Sediminispirochaeta smaragdinae DSM 11293 genome has a segment encoding these proteins:
- a CDS encoding MalY/PatB family protein: MNNYDTTPDRRGTGSIKWDQKPHESAPEQIPLWVADMDFPTPEAVTKAIAERNSHPIFGYTMAGDGYYRELDRWFSRRFDFSIEKESVTISPGIVPAIHAAIRAFTEPGDNVIIQNPVYYPFASAVTDNGRNLMVNNLVERHGYYTMNLQELEEMAASAKLMILCSPHNPVGRVWDPGELEDVARIAEKHKLIVVSDEIHCDLVMPDAPRRHTPFPLLDEGVAEQTVLCTAPSKTFNIPGLATSNIVITDSRLRRRFREELKRSCGDLPNCFGAVACEAAYREGEAWLEETLKYIMGNRDALTLFLKENIPDITVMPLEATYLLWLDVRPILAKSSLTSSQLERLFIDEAGVWLESGSLFGTSGEGFLRANIACSRTLLLQAFEKVAAVLQA, translated from the coding sequence GATATGGATTTTCCGACGCCGGAAGCGGTAACAAAGGCCATTGCCGAACGGAACAGCCACCCTATATTCGGATATACCATGGCAGGCGACGGTTATTACCGGGAACTCGACAGATGGTTCTCAAGAAGGTTTGATTTTTCGATAGAAAAAGAGAGCGTTACCATATCCCCGGGAATCGTTCCGGCAATACATGCCGCGATAAGGGCCTTTACCGAACCGGGAGACAATGTCATCATCCAAAATCCGGTCTACTACCCTTTTGCTTCGGCTGTTACTGATAACGGCCGAAATCTCATGGTTAATAATCTTGTCGAAAGGCACGGATACTACACCATGAATCTTCAAGAGCTTGAAGAGATGGCCGCCTCTGCAAAATTGATGATCCTTTGCAGTCCGCACAATCCTGTCGGCAGGGTGTGGGATCCCGGAGAGTTGGAAGATGTTGCCCGCATTGCGGAAAAGCATAAGCTTATCGTGGTTTCCGACGAGATCCACTGCGATTTAGTCATGCCTGACGCTCCCCGCCGTCACACCCCCTTTCCCCTGCTGGATGAGGGAGTCGCGGAACAGACAGTTCTCTGTACGGCACCGAGTAAAACCTTCAATATTCCGGGTCTTGCAACCAGCAACATCGTCATCACCGATAGTCGGTTGAGAAGGCGTTTTCGGGAGGAACTCAAGCGAAGTTGCGGTGATCTGCCCAATTGCTTCGGCGCCGTTGCCTGCGAAGCAGCCTACCGAGAGGGCGAAGCATGGCTCGAAGAGACGTTGAAATACATTATGGGCAACAGGGATGCCTTGACCCTTTTCCTAAAAGAAAATATCCCGGATATCACGGTCATGCCCCTGGAGGCAACATACCTGCTTTGGCTCGATGTTCGGCCGATTCTGGCGAAGAGCAGCTTGACAAGCTCGCAGCTGGAACGCCTATTCATCGACGAGGCAGGCGTCTGGCTGGAATCGGGATCGCTCTTCGGCACTTCGGGCGAGGGTTTTCTCAGGGCCAATATTGCCTGCTCAAGGACGCTTCTGCTACAAGCTTTTGAAAAGGTGGCGGCGGTTCTGCAAGCATAA